A DNA window from uncultured Methanoregula sp. contains the following coding sequences:
- a CDS encoding ATP-binding protein — translation MSDVLAKKPQSWNITIFGYIAAIIVLSAILFFISARLNLAESLWAGLQAYEQFQFDELLVVGILLVIMLILFIAKLCHLLKRETREREALELRLARANTRLTFLNTITRQDILNQLTELTLDMEHTVRSADMDKIKEAVTKIHRQVKFIKEYQDIGVSAPEWQNVADTIMRARVGASLGKVTIDVEIQNIEIYADRLLEKAFFYMIDNALRHGGEHLTRIRFTSHMAESSLVIVCEDDGAGIPPTKKGSLFPEEYGRHAGYGLFFVKQILAETGLMVREAGLPGKGARFEIHVPAGEFRKI, via the coding sequence ATGAGCGACGTTTTGGCAAAAAAACCCCAATCCTGGAATATTACAATATTCGGGTATATCGCGGCAATCATTGTGCTCTCGGCCATCCTCTTTTTTATCTCGGCCCGGCTCAATCTCGCCGAATCACTCTGGGCAGGTCTCCAGGCATACGAGCAGTTCCAGTTCGATGAACTGCTGGTAGTCGGGATCCTGCTCGTCATAATGCTCATCCTGTTCATTGCAAAACTCTGTCACCTGCTCAAACGGGAGACCCGCGAACGGGAAGCCCTGGAGCTCCGTCTGGCCCGCGCCAATACCCGCCTCACGTTCCTCAACACTATAACGCGGCAGGATATCCTCAACCAGCTCACCGAACTGACCCTCGACATGGAACACACGGTCCGCAGTGCCGATATGGATAAGATAAAAGAGGCGGTAACCAAAATCCACCGCCAGGTCAAATTCATCAAGGAGTACCAGGATATCGGGGTCAGTGCCCCGGAATGGCAGAATGTTGCCGACACCATCATGCGGGCACGGGTGGGGGCAAGCCTCGGGAAAGTCACCATCGATGTCGAGATCCAGAACATCGAGATCTATGCGGACCGACTGCTGGAAAAAGCATTTTTCTACATGATCGACAACGCCCTCAGGCACGGCGGGGAACACCTCACCCGGATCCGGTTCACGAGCCACATGGCCGAGAGCTCGCTTGTCATCGTCTGCGAGGATGACGGTGCCGGGATACCCCCGACCAAGAAAGGCTCCCTCTTCCCCGAGGAGTACGGCCGGCACGCGGGATACGGGCTCTTCTTTGTAAAACAGATCCTTGCAGAGACGGGCCTCATGGTCC
- a CDS encoding DNA polymerase subunit beta: MMPVRLRDFISDPDGWLYAVSTYDNEGSVGCVLRYVPEDEGTRVHPSGRRYTKYDFEEAYELVSRKKPGYAGLLHRVPYTDVKRVLKPDLEINRIASAHPRVKKLVSLFGLPQGTVGCTGSLLCQLENETSDIDMVVYGSHWFTAQALVREGIKNRKIEGLSEEMWRKVYEKRKPEIPYDTFVLHEQRKWNRGQIEGTYFDILYTRAYEDIKSAPAGRGTVLGKMTIEAKVTDASLAFDNPAVYEIEHESIRRVLSFTHTYSGQALAGERIEACGVCEQHGNEKWLVVGTTREARGEYIQSLTLLGQ; encoded by the coding sequence ATGATGCCCGTCCGGTTACGCGATTTTATTTCAGATCCCGATGGGTGGCTGTATGCCGTTTCAACCTATGACAACGAGGGATCGGTCGGGTGCGTGCTCCGGTATGTTCCCGAGGATGAGGGAACGCGGGTTCACCCGTCAGGCCGGAGGTACACGAAATATGATTTCGAGGAGGCCTACGAGCTCGTGTCCCGGAAAAAACCCGGCTATGCCGGCCTTCTTCACCGGGTTCCCTACACGGACGTAAAACGCGTGCTCAAACCCGATCTCGAGATCAACAGGATTGCTTCTGCCCACCCCCGGGTGAAAAAACTCGTCAGTCTCTTTGGCCTTCCTCAGGGAACGGTCGGCTGCACGGGATCGCTCCTCTGCCAGCTGGAGAACGAGACCTCGGATATCGACATGGTGGTCTATGGCAGCCACTGGTTCACTGCCCAGGCGCTCGTCCGCGAGGGGATAAAGAACCGAAAGATCGAGGGGCTTTCCGAAGAGATGTGGCGCAAGGTGTATGAAAAACGGAAGCCCGAGATCCCGTATGACACCTTCGTACTCCACGAGCAGAGGAAATGGAACCGGGGCCAGATCGAAGGCACGTATTTCGACATCCTGTACACCCGCGCCTATGAAGACATAAAAAGTGCCCCGGCCGGCAGGGGAACGGTCCTGGGGAAGATGACTATCGAGGCAAAAGTCACCGATGCCTCCCTGGCATTCGACAATCCTGCCGTGTACGAGATCGAGCACGAATCCATACGCCGGGTCCTCTCGTTCACGCACACCTACAGCGGCCAGGCGCTTGCCGGGGAGAGGATTGAAGCGTGCGGCGTCTGCGAGCAGCACGGCAATGAGAAATGGCTGGTGGTTGGGACCACCCGGGAAGCCCGGGGTGAATATATACAATCCTTGACCCTGCTCGGGCAATGA